The Rosa rugosa chromosome 1, drRosRugo1.1, whole genome shotgun sequence genomic sequence tcttcttctttggatagTAATCACTTTTACAATGGGTGGTGGTCTAGCAGTGAAGATGAAGAGAAAGAAGACGAGACTGATACTCTGTTTTCCTCGAACACTCACACTTCCGATTCGTCCGGGTCTCGCCGGCGACTGCATTCGAGTTCTCAGCGGAAAGGTCAGAGCTTTGGCCGGAGAAGAGGGGGTTCTGAGGTGGGTCTGATGCCATTGCAAGGAAAAGTGAAGGACAGCTTTGCTGTGGTGAAGAAATCTAGTGATCCTTACAACGATTTCAGAACATCAATGGTGGAAATGATCGTGGAGAAGCAGATATTTTCAGGCAAAGATCTTGACCATCTCTTGCAGTGTTTTCTGAAGCTGAACTCGCCTCATCATCACAGAGTTAttattgaggttttcactgagATTTGGGAGGCTCTGTTCTCCAACTTGGGGACTTGAAGAAACAGAACACTCTCTGTTTTCCTCTGTAATCTGTGCTTAGGTTTAGTttctgaggaagaagaaataGTTAGGATTCTAACTTTGGTTGACTAATTAGTGGGTTTATCTTCTATTTTCACTTTAGTTTCTATGACCTCTCTGTATTTGATTCTTTTTCTTAGAAACTGTGAATCTTGTGTCTACTTTAGAGTTGAATGGACTAAAAGCCTGGcctttttttctgggtttgttttgtttcttcttcttttaatgATCTGACAAAGCACTATTGCATATGAAAAGATGAAGCTAAAAATCAGAGGTACCATATCAATAACTGTTGAGTTTGACATGAAAATATACTGGTGGCAGTTCTCTTCCTGCTTTTGAAAAAGATTGGTTTAGATTGGGTGAGGGAAAAAGCCTACGGTTGTTTCCATTATTTTGAGAGGTTGGGATGGACCTTTCTTCAACTTGGAAACTTGAAAGATGGGGAAAGCAAAGTGTTGAAGATCACATAAAgttgttatattttttttgtgtagTTGAGGCTTTTTAAAATTTCCATGACAAAATTGCACCAAAAGAATACAAAAAGGTGAATCCCAATTTCAAAAACCCCAGAAAAGTCCTCCTGATTCAACGTTATCTCTGTTCTGGCATGGAGGCTAACTTCTCCCTCTACCTAAAAGGCTTAATGTTGTTGACCCTGCAATAACTATAAGTTAAGCAAGCAATTTTCTTAAGCTAATTTGAACTTCAAATCTGTTTGAGAAATTTGGATTATCAATTAGCTGGTTTTGTGGTATAGATTTGgtcaaagaaataaaaatatcaATGGCATTTAGTACACACTAGCTAATCAGAAAATTACAAGAAATTGAATTTCATAATCGTATTAACTAAAATGACAAAACGTGTACTTGATTAAAGAATTGATAGGCTTGAAATATGCTTTTGTCCTCctaaaagaaatagaaaagcaACCACCTTCTGTTAATCTTTGCAAGTTTGAGGGATTAAAAACTAAATGCCACCAGGTTCTATCTTATTTTTAGAACTTATAATTATTGACATAATGCCTGCGGACAAGAACAACCATATTGTTAATATTTGTAAATTGTGTTGTTTATATGAACAAACGAGACAAGATTAGGTGCATGATCTATGTTTTGTTTTGATGTGTTGTCAACCACGTCTGTTTCAAAGTTTTAACTAATTAATTGGAATCAGAAGCAGTTTGATTCCATTATAACAGAGGCAAGACAAATTTAAACACACACCATCCTCCTACCACCCTAGCAAGTGAATGAAACGTGTTCTGGTTTTGCAGTACTGTAGCCTCCTTGTAAAACGTTGTCCAACACCAACAGACAGTAAATAGCCTCATTAAGAAGCTTTAGTAGAGTTTCTTTATTTATGAACACCAAAAGCGCAGACAGGAATGGCATCATTAAGAGGCTTGGATATAAAGTTCTTACTCAGTGAATCGGATCCAAGTTTTGTCTCTCAGTTATATCATGTCAGGTTCGTTTTAGCCTCATTGAGGCAAATATTCAAACACATTGACTTAACCTCTTTGCATAGTCTTCACTTTTTGTCATCATATATCTTTGCTTAAGCTACACTTAAACAAGAATTGTGTCGCTCCACTAGCGGACGATGATATTCTCCTTAAGAACTTAGTTCGACATCTTTAATGAACTCTAAACCCTATACGAACTCTAATTAACAAAATCTGAACTGTAAATAACTAAAAATAAGTATTGGTTAGGTAAATGATGATTTGGGTTGAATGGTCGGATGAGAAGTTAGCAGCGTCAAAACAAAGGTTTGGCAGGTCATACAGTTATTTACATGATGGATGATTTATGAACAAAAGATCAGAGAAGGGTTTGGATATTTtaccaaaagaagaaaatattcaAAAATTCTATTATTCAAAAAAGTGGATACAAATTCAAAAGAGGGTGACCAGACAATTTCCATCCCATGGAGTAATTCCAAAAAGCTCTTGAAACTGATCCATCAGTTCTGCAATGGCAGCTCTCCATGAAAACTGATACGTCCATTTCAATAGAGGAAACGGGTGGGTTTTGCTCGAAATCAAAACGAAAATGAAAGAGAATAAACAATGGAATGAGAAAATAGTGACCTTTGTATGTGTGTCTCTGATACTTTGATAGCAATGCTTCACTGGAAAATTACAAATccacatgagaaagagagaTTTGGGTTCTCTTTGTTCCATGAAATGCAAATTGGGTTTGGTGGAAGACCAATTAATGGGTGTGCAGGAGGAGCTAGAAgcaatttgaagaagaagaatgtctGACTCATATTAGGGCAATGATGTTACATATGATATAGTTTTGGCTACATTTTCATTAAGGGTCGCATTTTTTTGGGGTACTGATCCTCATACTCGTATGCTGTGATCCCTCTCTATTGGGCTATAAGACTCTTAACGTTTATCGCTCATTGATTGTCACATATATCCTGGGTTCCTGTGCTACAGCTATCTCTTTTTTCATGTCACATATATCCAAGTGAATTGGGCTTTTATTATGTTAAGGGCTGATTCTGGAAAGAGATTAGAGAGGTTGGACCATTTCTCTGCCCAGCAAAATGACAAGAGGGTAAGCAATTGAATGGTTTGGGGTTGGCAAGGACCACAAGAGCTTAGCCCAAAATGTGAAACtaaataagaaaaatgaaagataaCGAATGATAAAAGAACAAGAATAAGCAAAATAGATAAGAGTATAATTCAGGGACAACAGAAAATACACAATGTTGAATAATATAATGCATAATCAAACTGGTAAAGTCTTATATAGCATATATGTAAAATTAGAAACAATCCATGGGTACGGGGCTACTAGCCATATAACAGTCGTATTAAAGGGCACAATTCATCCAAGTGACCCATCTTATTACAAAGATCACAAAAATTGAGTTGATAAACTCCGTCGTGTCGTACAAATGTCGTTGATTTTTCGGGGCAGTCGAAAGTGCTGCGATTAGTGTTCTTACGACATATCCTGCAATAACAAAGTACATTTTCGGCCTTTTTAGTTGAAAAGTCTTTAACCATATGTGAATTTTCGTCAGGAATATGAATCAAAGAGTATCCAGCAAGCTGCGATTTTTCTAGGATGATTTGAGTCGAATAGTCTCCAACAATCTTTGGTTCTTCTACCTTGCTACTTGTTTGCAGTTCCATTGCTAAATGCAATGTAATGATTGTTTGTACCGGTCTTGGAAAAAGAAATCTATGTTCTCTAGTTCTTCTTTATTGAAGAATTGGAAAATTATAATCTAAACGCTGCCTTATGCATTAACTCATGAACTATTAcataaatgattttttttttttatcgagatcacaCTGTTCCTCAAAAGCTTCTTAGGTCCAGAGATTAAGAAGTGCCGAGAGATCATGTCAGAATGCTTCCTCCCCCTTGGCCACCAAGATAAGATTGAGATTTAACTCCAATCAACGTCAGCAAAATTCGAACCCGGGTTATCAGTTGTAATAGAGGACCAAATCTGGatgtagggctgtcaattccgacacgacccgataacacgactcgaaacccgcacgaaataaagtgggttgaacccgcacgattaaaaagcgggtcagccgtgggtcaacccgccatgaccaaTTTAATAATTGGTTTGCTTCCAAGTTCCAAGAGCAGTCATTTTTTCACTTAATCATCACTCTCGGGTATTTACATGATATGAATAGCATTATATAATTAGAAGAAGATAGATGTTCTATGAATCTGGGATTCGGATCTTTCAAAAtatatgcttttgtttttgttctttgttctttttttttggttcagaTTACTGAAATTTCAGAACCAATATTTGAAGGTTTTGGGAAAACTGAGAATTTGCAAcatgaggaagagagagagagaaggagaggaaaGACATATAGAGGAGTTAGGAGGATTAAGGATAACTAAAACAAAGAGAGTACAATACAGAGCTTACACAAAACACAACATTTTGAAATTTAAAGCAGGAATTGCAAATCTAAACATGGAAACCATAATATGGAATAATACTGGGTAAAATTTTATACAATAcatgaaaagttgaaaacagTAGATTGGTAGTAACCACATAACGGCTCTGTGAATCATGATTAATCATGCCAGTCGCTTCCTGGAGCATCATAGTCCATATCAAACTCGTTGAGAGGGCACAACTGACCTACGTGACCAAAGTCACTACAAAGATCACAATAATTGAGTTTATAATGTCCGTTGTACCATACATATGATTTGTCGGGGCACTGTCTAGTTCTGTGATCAGTATACTTACGACACAGCTTACAATATGAAGCTACTTGGTTGACGGTTCCAGTGGAAGAATCTCCTGCAACCACCAGTGATTTTTCGTCGGTGTCATGAATCAAAGAGTTTTCAACACACTGGAGGACTTGAGTGAAATTGTCTCCAGCAGTCTTTGGTTTTTCTTTGCTGCTACCTGTTTGCAATTCCATTGTTAATTACCATATAAAGATGATGACAAAAACCACTTTGCAGTAAATATACACCTTTTAAACAGTgtaggatgatgatgatgatgcaaaaTAGCACAGCCAGATtcacacaaacacaaaattttatAGAGGTTCGACAAAACTTTGCCTATGTCCTAGCACTACGGAGACTAACAATTTGATTACAAGTAGTATTGAAATCCCTATGCTAATCCCCAACCCCTTTGCAAGATCTTTCTATCACCCTTGGCCCTCCCTGCCCCTGTGTTTGTATGTAACTGAGATCTCTCTTTGATCTCCTGTCTGATCTGAGGAcagccctatttatagattatTATAGGTGCTGGTAACAAAGTTgtcacattaggattcctaaaactattagaacaaggaaagagagctagCTTTCCTATTCCTAACTACAATTGGACTTACTTTCAAGACCCATTAGGACACTAGAATTCCTGTGCCTTTTTTTTAACTCATGTCTTGTTATGCCTTGAATCCTAATCAACTTAACTTAGGccaaaatcacaacaaaatTAGGGAACAGCTTGATCCATATTATTTGATACAGACGATGTAAGAGCAAAACTCAATCTTCAAatgcatatgcatatataaAGGTAATCTGTGTCAATTAAGCATggcgtatatatatatatatatatatatatacatatataaaggTAATCTGTGTCAATTAAGCATAGCGTAACTGAATTTTTCTTgccacaaacaaacaaacaaacttgaaaaagaaaaaagactatgatcagaaaccctaaaacaaaccaacaaaCAGTTGAATGCGCTCGACTATCAATCAATTTAACAAGTTGACAAACTCTTGGTTGATTCCAAATAGATTCGAACGCACCCCAACAGAAATCAACTTGGTTCGTTCGATCGAATGTAAATTGCAGAATGAATCAAACAGAAATCGAGGAATAGGTAGAGGTGCTTACCTGCAGGATCAAGCAGCTTGGTCGATCCGGCCCGGTTCTCATCTCCCTTCCTAAGCCGCTTTGCTGGTTGGGTCGGGTCCCACACCTGATCGGATCCTCGTCGGGCAGGGGCAGGGGCAGGGGCAGGGGAAGGCATCACGCTCAAGCTCATGGCTTCTTTTCGTTTTTGTTCAGAGGTTTGGGCGTGAGGGGGCTTTCGGCGTCTTTATTTATACCTAGATCTACACGGGGACGGCAGTTGATTGATTCTAGGCCCGGGCCCGGGCCTTTATGTCTATTTTATTATTGGGGTCTTGACCGATAGCCCCATTTTAAGATAAAACACTCCCAATCCCCCCACCAACAAATTAATATTCTCATTCACCCCATTTAAAGACGAAATGTCAATTTTGGATTTTAATAATTAAGAAATTACAAAACATGCCACTCATCACTCTCCCTAAAGTACTCTGACCCCAAGCAAAGCCCGAGATCCATCTCCATCACCGGAAAGCTGAAGATCGCCGCGAAGACGGGACCGCTCCGGTGCAGTCACCGCCGGGGAAGAGGGACAGCCTGAAGGGACCTTTTCACCCGGGCTTCAACGCGCACGACACCACAAGCCCTGCCGTCTCCGTCAACCCGTACCCATGGCTTCCACGCATCATGCACCTCCTCAATTCCTCTGCTGGAGGTCCCCGTCGCCGACGACGAGAATAAGGAGTTTTTCGATGTGCGAAGGTCCGGCAATTCCAAGGCTGGAACCAAGGTCAGTCATTCCCTTTTCAATTTGAGGGAGGCATGCATGTACCTTGAGCTTTGCTCTCTCACGAATAAGAGTGAGGGAAGCATCTGTCACCCGGTTCTGAGACGAAAACCCAACAAAATTTTCTGAGATGATTATTGACATTTCTGAGACGAAACTAGAGTCAGTGAGGCAAAGAAAGCGTGAAGGTTTGAGCTTTTTGGTTTGGCTGATGTGTTTGTGCAGTGGTTTCACTTTCCCATGATTagattgtaatgtaatatattatTGAATTACAATGGTGATTTGCCGAGTCACATGGCAATCATTCTAATGTTGGAGAAAGGTACAAATCCTTGACTTGGGTGGTCTTGGTCGCGCTCTTgacttgggtgcccaaagcagttttttttttttttttttttttttttttttttttaagtaatggggcagacagaaagtgaatttttttttttgaatgtctattgggggcagtagacgtctattggggggcaataggcgcttttcaattaatataatctcttcgtttttttctttaatcaaagttttatttgtctaattttaggaatataAATTCTCATTTCAGCTACccaaagttctattggagggcaatagacgtctattggggggcaatacatggccaatagtcgtctattggggggcaatagacgttttgaatagATGTAatttcctcattttttttctttaatcaaagttttatttgtgtagttttaggaagattaattaccattttggtaatctaaacgtctattggggggtaatagacgtctactggggggcaatacatggctgatagtcgtctattggagggcaatacatggctgatagtcgtctattgggggccaatagacgtctattagggggcaatagacgtctattggggggcaatagacgtctattgcccctctattagggggcaatagatgtctattaggggcaaaaaaactttccggtgagattttcagcaatttccggtgggcggcagccggggaccggaatccggcgaccggtgaccggattccggcggccggtgaccggattccggcggccggtgatgggctccggcgaagtctcctatagtttctctctcttccattttctctctctctctaagtaacaaaggggtgaggggtaaaatggtattaaaaaaaaattaaaaacaaaaaaaaaatcttaatggggtattagggaagactcccttagagtgtattgggtaagagggaattaaaaaaacttaatggggtgagggagaaaaaaatccctagaaatggggtaaatggacaaaacccctttaTTATTCATACACAATTTTTCTATGATGATTACTTAATTGAATTGATTCTAAGTTGCTAACTTATTTTCATCATGTATTGATTATACTCATGTATGCTTGATTCCCAAAGTGAAAAACCCTACACAGGTCTCTGATTTAGGTCCAATTGCACTCTGCAATGTGTTGTACAAAATATGCTCTAAAGTGATTGCGAACAGATTAAAAAAGTTTCTTTCACAGATCATCTCACCCTTTCAGAGCGCCTTCATTCCTGGACGCTTGATTACCGATAATTCTCTCATTGCTAATGAGGTATCTCACTTCATTCATACGAGTTCTGCCCAATCGGAGGGAGTTATGTCTTTGAAACTAGATATGAGTAAAGCCTATGATCGGATGGAATGGGTGTTTTTGGAGGCAGTTCTACTGCGATTAGGGTTTGATGGCTCATGGGTTCGTATCATTTTGCAGTGTGTTAGCACAGTTCGTTATTCTTTTCTGATCAATGGGAAGCCTTGTGGTTATCTCTCTCCTACTAGAGGTTTACATCAAGGTAACCCTCTCTCCCCATATTTATTCTTGCTTTGTGCAGAAGTATTTTCGGCTTTGCTAGAAAAGAAAGCCTCCCAAGGTCTCCTCCAAGGGATTCAGGTTTGTCATGGGGCTCCTACGATTCATCATTTGCTTTTCGCGGACGATAGTCTGCTATTTGGAAAAGCTTCATTTGAGGAGTGTTCACATATCCAATCCGTACTACAGGATTATGAGGCTGCTTCGAGGCAACAGGTTAATTTTTCCAAGAGCATAATTGTGTTCAGTAAAGGGGTTCCTTCTGATGTTCAACAGGAGTTGGCCGCGCATCTGGGGGTTGATATTGTTCCTAAGCATGAGAAGTATTTGGGTCTGCCTACGTATGTTGGTAAGAATAAGACTGAGACCTTTGCTTATATTAAGGAACAGCTTGGGAAGAAACTTGAAGGTTGGCAAGGGAAACTGTTAAGTGGTGCAGGTAAAGATTTATTAATCAGGGTTGTGGTTCAGGCACTTCCCTCTTACTCCATGAGCTGTTTCCTGCTCCCTAAATCTTTCTGTAATTCTTTACATCAAATGTGTGTTAAGTTTTGGTGGGGTAGTAAAGCTGATAACCGTAAGATACACTGGATGTCTTGGGAGAGACTTTGCCGTCCCAAAGAGGAGGGTGGAATGGGTTTCCGGGATCTATATGCTCATAATATCGTTCTTTTAGCAAAACAAGGTTGGAGGTTAATTTGCAATCCCTCATCCTTGTTAGGCAGGTTGTTCAAGGCGAGATATTTCCCTCAAGGTGATTTTTGGGATGCTTCCTTAACTTCTTCACCCTCTGTTTGTTGGAGGGGCATTTTGGAGGCTCGGTCTCTGCTTATGAGAGGGTTGAGGTGGCAGATTGGTGGGGGTACTGCTGTCCGTATTTGGGAAGATCCTTGGATTCCTAGACCGGTGAATTTTCGACCTCTTATTCGTGGTAATTCCTCTCTTACTTGGGTACGAGAACTGATTAATGATGATTTAACTTGGAACTCTTCAATTGTTGAAGCTACATTTGTTGCTGAGGATGCACATTTGATCTTGTCTATTCCTCTTAGTCACTATATGGTTCAGGATAAGATGATCTGGCATTATGATTCTAAAGGAAGATTTTCTACAAAAAGTGCTTACCGGCTAGCTCTAACACTGCTCCACCCTACAGCATCAGGTTCTTCTAATTCTAGTTTGGGTTGTCAGTTGTGGAAGCAGATTTGGTTTGCTAAAGTGCCAGGTAAGATAAAAATTCATACCTGGCGTGTTTGTTCTTCTATATTACCCACCATCTCTACTCTGCAGTCTAGGCATGTGTTCATTGATAATGGGTGCTATTTTTGCAATACTAATGACGAAACAGTAGAACATATTAGTAGAGATTGTTGGTTTGTGTGTGATTTATTCAAATTGTTTCCGGAGTTTGATCGAATTTTTCGTGAGGTTCTGCCCTCAATGTCCATTACTTCGTGGCTCCAATTTTATTTGGAGATTCTTTCTAAGGATGAATTTGCTCTTCTATGGTCCATATGGAAGGAAATGAATCAAAGACTATGGTCTCGGAAGTTCAAAACTTTGCATCAGGTTTACTTCCAGGTGCGCAACTTTGTTCAGTTATTGAGGTCATCTACTTCCAGACGTAGTAGAGGTGCTGTTAGACCAAGGAGGTCGTGGTTTCCTCCTCCTAGTGGTTGGCTGAAGGCCAACATTGATGGTGCCTTTAATCAGGATACTCATTGTGGAGGTATTGGAGTTCTAATAAGAGATTCAACGGGTTCaatttgtttggacccaaaatgagcattttggtttgacaaagcgtgtcttggagaaattgagccaatatcagtggctcacatatatatttttgataagttcaaaaatatattattaagaggctaaataaggcctaccaaacatggaaatgaaaaatcaactttagcacattttcctacttcggctaggagaaagcgagctagacaagaaatgagggatggcggactaaccatccgaactccaaatgagttgaaactttccagattaattctagacatcccattgatcatttcttatgaagagtgccaaagctcgttcggagtggaaaaccttcaaacaaacagtccaattttctgcagaagcaaaacttggaaactggacctgtaagaggtccagcagcatttctggcccaaccacatggaaataaattctgaaattttaccacaataatctacattcatggtggatcatttcatatgaagaaatcgaaggttgaatctgagttcttagtggagataaaaattgagggataagggagcagaaaatgacttaaacctaacattccattagtgtttaagtgcttgaacctaacaattccataaactcataagtgctccattatgatttgtttaaatgccaaatagtgttgcttggtagcctataaatagaggctacaacatagaacaattcactcattcatacatcaaaacatctctaagatgatctaagttctctctagagcaaacctctctaagagcaactcctttccttctctttctcttataggtgatcacactctaagtcctagtctcctcaggagccgactatcagtgccaccaaaccctctgtcaaaatgcttcggtcctagtctcctcgggagccgactgtagtaccgcgaccacaacggttacggaaccagccaagcaagggtaacgccctagcaacccagccaagctaaagtcacgctttagcaagtacttctctctatttcccggtgatttcgctctgcttaacctacaacgttaagtatcgacttggtgacacaagacaaagtcctccagcacgaggcacaaagaatcctgcgacgaggttggtgctctcctcgtctacagtcgctcaaaagaagtcaggtcaagggacacccccaacgaccgcaccaaaactggagccaaacattttggcacgcccagtgggacatcaGATACAGCATACGGCCAGATATTCACCATTGGGAAGTCAGACGATAACCCTTACCAAAGGGTTTACGTCAACTGCCtgaaacacaagacctccagttacagccCGCACTCTCGTgtagactgtcgtggtctttctgaagaacaagtaactcaaagattttctctcaaCTTGCAATCACCAGACATGTCAACTGAGCAGGGAGGAAGTCATCCGCCCGCTACTGAGGACAAGAATTCTGTTACTAGCAAGGTGGCCAATGTCCCCGTTACCACAGTAGTTGCTGCGGTTAGCGAAACAATTAAGAGCGATGAGTTCACCCCCCTCGTCATCCCAGAGGATGCTAGCATCGATGAACGACTCCGCATTCTTACGGTCAACAGCGACAACTATAGGAGGCACTTAGCCACGTCGATTGCGAGGACTGAGCAGCGGCTTCGCGATTTCGATCGACGAATGAACGAGAATGCCCAGAAGGCTGAGGAGCATGCACAAAATCTTGCCAATGAAGCCAGGATTCACGCAGATAAGATTGCTGACACAAATCTCACGCAATATAAGGAGCTTCTGAGTGCTGTTAACACCTTTAACACACAAAGCAAAGGTACTGCAGCTGACATCGCGGCAGTGCGCAAAGAGGGGTCCAATCTCGCAACCCAAGTTGCCATGCAGCAAGCCGAATTGGGACATGCCAAGGAGGTTCTGAATAAAGCATTGGGAGATCCCAACGCCATCCTCGGTTCCCTTGGCCAACTCTCTGCATCCGGCAAGTACATTCCGCCTAATGCCCGCTAGAAGGCTAGCAGCAGTATTGTCACACCCTCTGCAGCTGCCACCGCAATGTCTACCAAAACCAAGGACAAAGCGTTGTTGATTGGTGGCAAAGACACAGCAACACCATCGACTGGGCAAAAGAGCAAAACTCTAAAATTCGGTGACGGTACCCTGGCTGATCCTGTTGTTTTTGCTCAGTATGATAGtgatggggc encodes the following:
- the LOC133726992 gene encoding transcription repressor OFP8, which gives rise to MENRFKLKLSRMFHKASLGTCRSRSISDVIQKTDHSLPKPPPPAAKPFRSICRPKCSDDPKQQPINHSCVISRSNTDLMLPRRKIFERRSPFVKPEIPPNSLFSHSNPFYEVHESHSFRQRKKRATKKKKKKKTRSKKTDLFAISSSSLDSNHFYNGWWSSSEDEEKEDETDTLFSSNTHTSDSSGSRRRLHSSSQRKGQSFGRRRGGSEVGLMPLQGKVKDSFAVVKKSSDPYNDFRTSMVEMIVEKQIFSGKDLDHLLQCFLKLNSPHHHRVIIEVFTEIWEALFSNLGT
- the LOC133726993 gene encoding uncharacterized protein LOC133726993, which encodes MSLSVMPSPAPAPAPARRGSDQVWDPTQPAKRLRKGDENRAGSTKLLDPAGSSKEKPKTAGDNFTQVLQCVENSLIHDTDEKSLVVAGDSSTGTVNQVASYCKLCRKYTDHRTRQCPDKSYVWYNGHYKLNYCDLCSDFGHVGQLCPLNEFDMDYDAPGSDWHD